The genomic region GAGTAGCCGCGCATATCGTGGTCGCGGAGCCAATCGAGGTAGTCCTCGATGTTGTCGACCCCGGCCGGCCCGCCTTGGCCACCGCAGCCGCGGCCGCTGTCGTCGAGCCAGGTGAAGTCCGTGCCGGCGGCGTTCCAACGCCGCACAAGGCGAACGGCGCAGACGGTGCACGTGGTCTCATCAGTGGTTCTAGCCATGGTCGACCCCGGCCGTGGCGCAGTCGCGGCGGGCATCCCGGATCGCCACTCGCACGGGTGAGAGCGCGCATCGCCCGCCGTTGATCTGAGCGTGAATTTGCTTGGGGGTGACCAGTTCGGGTCGCCCAGTCGACAGGTAGAGCACCGCGAGGTCGTAGGCGTCCCAGCGCACGCGGCTCGCGCCCCGGGTGTGGGCCTTGCGGTAGTGCAGTGACATGGAGCGTCGGCGACGTTCCTCGGGTGTTTCACCGGGGCACGCGGCCACCGATGGTGTCTGGCTCAACATTGGGTTTCCCCTTCTCGGGTCGGTGACCGGGCGCTCACGCCCATGCCGGTGGTGGCGAACTCGCTTCGCCATATGCGTTCACGGTAGTCGGGGGCTCCGACATCCGGCCTGCTCCCGGCGAAGCGTTAGCCGGGGTGCGGTGTCGTACTCCACGTGGACATGAACCAATCCCAGTTCGGGCGAATCTTCCTGCCCGACCGCGCTGTCCAGAGTCGCAGGCTATCGACCTGGACCGTGTCGATCACGGTGCCACTTCGCAGGGTGACAGTCGACTGCAGGGTGATCCATCGGCCGCGAGCTGCCAGCGCCGCGGCGCGCTGCTGTTGGTAGTGGGCGGCTTCTTGGCGCCACTGGCGGGCGTAGTCGCCCTCCGGTTCGGTGAGCGCCGCCAGGACCGTCGCTCCGACCCCGAGGGCTGTTGGGCCCATGGTTTCGTCCATCATCTTGATC from Mycobacterium sp. MS1601 harbors:
- a CDS encoding DUF6927 domain-containing protein codes for the protein MGSISYAIPHRSSARAEVAQHVRGTRAEVIASNSAPGDGYEWGGTYFAAHREESGQVWASITLFAQYRGDVVIKMMDETMGPTALGVGATVLAALTEPEGDYARQWRQEAAHYQQQRAAALAARGRWITLQSTVTLRSGTVIDTVQVDSLRLWTARSGRKIRPNWDWFMSTWSTTPHPG